A single genomic interval of Oryzomonas sagensis harbors:
- a CDS encoding metal ABC transporter ATP-binding protein, translating to MPDEIVRTERLCCSYRTGRVLEDISISVEAGDYVGIVGPNGSGKSTLVRALMGLSAISDGTASLFGVPCSRFNAWGRIGYLPQSLHLLNPIFPATVAETVGLGLLSLKRFPRRLTAADRTKVDAVLEQLDICDIKSKLIGELSGGQQQRVLLARALVNDPDLLILDEPTAALDPEMRERFYSLMGEINRSRQVTVLLVTHDTGAIGKYASKMLYLDKRMLFYGNFEEFCRSTDMSALFGEYSQHLMCHRH from the coding sequence ATGCCGGACGAAATAGTCAGGACGGAGCGGCTCTGTTGCAGTTACCGGACAGGCCGGGTGCTGGAGGATATTTCCATTTCGGTGGAGGCGGGCGATTACGTCGGGATTGTCGGCCCCAACGGCTCGGGCAAGAGCACGCTGGTGCGCGCACTGATGGGATTAAGCGCCATCAGCGACGGCACCGCCTCCCTGTTCGGCGTGCCGTGCAGCCGTTTCAACGCTTGGGGCCGGATCGGGTATCTCCCCCAAAGCCTGCATCTGCTCAACCCCATATTCCCGGCCACCGTGGCCGAAACGGTCGGACTCGGCCTCCTGTCGTTGAAGCGCTTCCCCCGCCGGTTGACCGCTGCCGACAGAACGAAGGTCGATGCCGTTCTCGAACAATTGGATATTTGCGATATAAAATCTAAACTGATAGGTGAACTTTCCGGCGGTCAGCAACAGCGCGTTCTTCTGGCCCGCGCCCTGGTCAACGACCCGGATCTGCTGATCCTGGACGAGCCGACTGCGGCGCTCGACCCCGAGATGCGCGAACGCTTCTATTCCCTGATGGGAGAGATAAACCGTTCCCGGCAGGTTACGGTGCTGCTGGTGACCCATGATACCGGCGCCATCGGGAAATACGCCTCGAAGATGCTGTATCTGGATAAGCGTATGCTCTTTTACGGCAATTTCGAGGAATTCTGCCGCTCCACGGATATGTCCGCCCTGTTTGGCGAGTATTCCCAACACCTGATGTGCCACAGGCATTAA
- a CDS encoding metal ABC transporter permease — protein sequence MNFIEILSYGFIQRALLAGTLIAVLCSVLGVFLVLRRLSLIGDGLAHVTFGGTAIALSLKLYSASALLVSLPVVLLSSLGILKLTEKARLSGDSAIGIVSALGISAGIILASVGGGYNVDLLSYLFGNILSITSQEVGIAAVLFCVVVLLLSLFFNDLLAIAFDEELARVSGIRTATINAVLVLLTALSVVLAMKLVGIMLISSLLILPAVSALQLARSFKSCVVLAALQGGCSVVAGIFLSFATNLPTSAMIVLLNLAFFGLAFLARRCVQPKSSS from the coding sequence ATGAATTTCATCGAAATACTCTCATACGGTTTCATCCAGCGGGCACTTCTGGCGGGGACGCTGATCGCCGTGCTCTGTTCGGTGCTGGGCGTGTTCCTCGTGCTGCGGCGGCTTTCCCTGATCGGGGACGGCCTGGCCCATGTCACCTTCGGCGGCACCGCCATCGCCCTGTCGCTCAAGCTCTATTCCGCCTCGGCCCTGCTGGTGTCGCTGCCGGTCGTGCTGCTCTCGTCGCTGGGCATCCTCAAGCTGACGGAAAAGGCGCGCCTGAGCGGCGACAGCGCCATCGGCATCGTGTCGGCGCTGGGGATTTCGGCGGGTATCATCCTGGCGAGCGTAGGGGGGGGGTACAACGTTGACCTGCTGAGCTACCTGTTCGGCAATATCCTCTCCATAACCTCCCAGGAGGTGGGCATTGCCGCCGTGCTGTTCTGCGTGGTGGTGCTGCTGTTGTCCCTCTTTTTCAACGACCTGCTCGCCATCGCCTTCGACGAGGAGTTGGCCCGGGTCTCCGGCATACGGACCGCCACCATCAATGCGGTGCTGGTGCTGCTGACGGCCCTGTCGGTGGTCCTGGCGATGAAATTGGTGGGGATCATGCTGATCTCGTCGCTCTTGATCCTGCCGGCGGTATCGGCCCTGCAGCTGGCCCGCAGCTTCAAGTCCTGCGTTGTCCTGGCGGCCCTCCAGGGGGGCTGCTCGGTCGTGGCCGGCATCTTTCTGTCGTTCGCCACCAACCTGCCCACCAGTGCGATGATCGTACTCCTCAATCTAGCCTTTTTCGGCCTGGCCTTCCTTGCCCGGCGCTGCGTGCAGCCTAAAAGTAGTAGCTGA
- a CDS encoding DJ-1 family glyoxalase III, with protein MPKVLIPLAEGFEELEAVTIIDVLRRAGIEVVTAGLHPGPVTSTRKVAVIPDTTIDTARVDEFDMIILPGGQPGSDNLNSDIRIDKLLKDFHAAGKLLGAICAAPIVLASAGLLNGRQATSYPAYRERLGGAYYRDKAVVNDGKFITSQGPGTALPFALAVVSRLAGNHASEDVAKAMLVSDAMDDEVWDQRLFNSTIQALVGALELKDTYTQGHAKRVTEYCLCIGSKLKLSEAKLRDLYLGAILHDIGKFGTEDDLLNKPGRLNRREETLIREHPLKGTLFIVGIEGLGHIVPTILHHHERWDGTGYPARLKGEQIPLHARIVSIADAFDAMLSVRSYRPAQEKEAAVRELQEQKGAQFDPFLVDVFIECLNEAPFEIKDFSYYF; from the coding sequence ATGCCAAAGGTACTGATTCCGTTAGCCGAAGGCTTTGAAGAGCTTGAAGCCGTTACCATCATCGACGTACTCCGCAGGGCCGGGATCGAAGTCGTCACGGCCGGCCTGCATCCGGGACCGGTGACCAGCACCCGCAAGGTCGCCGTCATACCCGATACGACCATCGATACCGCCCGAGTCGACGAATTCGACATGATCATCCTTCCCGGTGGTCAACCGGGCAGCGACAACCTCAACTCGGACATCCGGATAGACAAACTGCTCAAGGATTTCCACGCAGCCGGCAAGCTGCTCGGCGCCATTTGCGCCGCGCCGATCGTGCTCGCCAGCGCCGGCCTGCTCAACGGCCGCCAGGCGACCTCCTACCCCGCGTACCGGGAACGGCTTGGCGGGGCATACTACCGCGATAAAGCCGTGGTGAACGATGGAAAATTCATCACCAGCCAGGGGCCGGGCACGGCGCTCCCCTTTGCCCTGGCCGTCGTTTCCCGGCTGGCCGGCAACCACGCTTCGGAAGATGTGGCCAAGGCCATGCTGGTCAGCGATGCCATGGATGACGAGGTATGGGATCAACGTCTGTTCAACAGTACCATCCAGGCGCTGGTGGGAGCACTGGAATTGAAGGACACCTATACCCAGGGGCATGCAAAACGGGTTACCGAATACTGTCTCTGCATCGGCTCCAAACTGAAACTTTCCGAGGCCAAACTGCGCGACCTGTACCTTGGCGCCATTCTTCACGATATCGGAAAATTCGGCACCGAGGACGATCTGCTCAACAAGCCGGGACGCCTCAACCGGCGTGAGGAGACCCTCATCCGGGAACACCCCCTCAAGGGCACGCTCTTTATCGTGGGGATCGAAGGCCTGGGCCACATCGTGCCGACCATCCTGCACCATCACGAGCGTTGGGACGGAACCGGCTATCCCGCCCGCCTCAAGGGTGAGCAGATCCCGCTCCACGCGCGTATCGTCAGCATAGCCGACGCCTTCGATGCCATGCTCTCCGTCCGCTCCTACCGGCCGGCCCAGGAAAAAGAGGCCGCCGTCCGGGAGCTGCAAGAACAGAAGGGGGCCCAATTCGACCCGTTCCTGGTGGACGTCTTTATCGAGTGCCTGAACGAAGCACCTTTTGAAATCAAGGATTTCAGCTACTACTTTTAG
- the miaB gene encoding tRNA (N6-isopentenyl adenosine(37)-C2)-methylthiotransferase MiaB — MNEKHLFIETFGCQMNVNDSERIVTMLADLGYRPTTVPADADMILLNTCSVRGGAEEKVYKRLSHFRSLKKAHSGLILGVGGCVAQQEGDHLLQKFPFLDLVFGTHNLHLLPDMVRGAEKGERRCETAFIDNDQRLDLFPPVKGASRLSRFVTVMQGCDNFCSYCIVPYVRGREISRRAADILDEVRQLAAEGVQEVVLLGQNVNSYGLKSANEPTFAQLIRQVAGVEGIRRVRFTTSHPKDMSDELIACFADVPKLCGQVHLPAQSGSDVVLSRMNRGYSRAAYLDRIRALKAARPGIAITGDMIVGFPGESEADFEQTLTLMEEVRYADLFLFVYSARPGTKAAELPEELSREQKVERLERLLGLQRRITLEINRSYLGTLQELLVEGEGKRPGQVSGKAESGRIVNFPGDPALIGSFVTVRIVAAYQNSLLGELAQNP, encoded by the coding sequence ATGAACGAAAAACATCTCTTTATTGAAACCTTCGGCTGCCAGATGAATGTGAACGATTCCGAGCGGATCGTCACCATGCTGGCCGATTTGGGGTATAGACCGACGACGGTGCCGGCGGATGCGGACATGATCCTGCTCAATACCTGCAGTGTCCGGGGTGGGGCGGAAGAAAAGGTCTACAAGCGCCTCAGTCATTTCCGCAGCCTGAAAAAAGCGCACAGCGGCCTTATTTTGGGGGTCGGCGGCTGTGTGGCCCAGCAGGAGGGGGACCACCTCTTGCAAAAGTTTCCCTTTCTGGATCTGGTGTTCGGCACCCATAACCTGCACCTGCTCCCCGACATGGTGCGGGGCGCGGAAAAGGGCGAGCGGCGTTGCGAGACGGCTTTTATCGATAACGACCAGCGTCTCGACCTGTTCCCCCCGGTCAAGGGGGCGAGCCGCTTGAGCCGCTTCGTGACCGTCATGCAGGGGTGCGACAATTTCTGCTCCTACTGTATCGTGCCCTATGTCCGGGGCCGTGAAATCAGCCGACGCGCGGCCGATATCCTTGACGAGGTCAGGCAGCTCGCCGCAGAGGGCGTTCAGGAGGTGGTGCTGCTCGGCCAGAATGTCAACTCATACGGCCTCAAGAGCGCCAACGAGCCGACTTTTGCCCAATTGATCAGGCAGGTCGCCGGGGTGGAGGGCATTCGCCGGGTCCGTTTTACCACCTCCCATCCCAAGGATATGTCCGATGAACTGATCGCCTGTTTTGCGGATGTGCCCAAGCTGTGCGGCCAGGTTCATCTGCCGGCCCAGTCGGGCAGCGACGTGGTGCTGTCCCGCATGAACCGGGGCTATTCCCGCGCGGCTTACCTGGACAGGATTCGCGCCCTCAAGGCGGCCCGGCCGGGCATCGCCATCACCGGCGACATGATCGTCGGCTTTCCCGGCGAGAGCGAGGCGGATTTCGAGCAGACCCTGACCCTGATGGAAGAGGTTCGCTACGCCGACCTCTTTTTGTTTGTCTATTCGGCGCGCCCCGGCACCAAGGCCGCGGAACTGCCCGAGGAACTCTCCCGCGAGCAAAAGGTAGAGCGCCTGGAGCGCCTGCTGGGGCTGCAACGGCGCATCACCCTTGAGATCAACAGGTCGTATCTCGGCACGCTCCAGGAACTTCTGGTAGAAGGGGAAGGGAAGCGGCCCGGCCAGGTGTCCGGCAAGGCGGAGAGCGGCAGGATCGTCAATTTCCCGGGGGATCCCGCCCTGATCGGAAGCTTCGTCACGGTGCGCATCGTGGCGGCCTACCAGAATTCGTTGCTGGGGGAACTAGCGCAAAACCCGTAA
- a CDS encoding glutamine--tRNA ligase/YqeY domain fusion protein: MSTESTPTPVANNFLRTIIEDDLKSGKHTAIVTRFPPEPNGYLHIGHAKSICINFGLARDFGGCCHLRFDDTNPAKEEMEYIESIKESVRWLGFDWGTHMYCASEYFEQLYQWAEYLIQQGKAYVEDLSADEMRSYRGTLTEPGKESPWRNRSVDENLDLFRRMRAGEFADGSKVLRAKIDMASPNINLRDPVLYRIIHATHPHVGDAWCIYPMYDFTHGQSDAIEGITHSICTLEFEDHKPLYEWFLDNLPVPSRPRQYEFARLNLTYAVMSKRKLHELVNLGIVSGWDDPRMPTLMGIRRRGYTPEAVRAFCEMIGVGRSDSWIDMSILEECVRADLNERAPRAMAVLRPLKVVVDNYPEGQTEEFEAPNHPQKPEMGSHQVTFSRELFIEQDDFMEEPPKGFFRMTPGSEVRLRYAYIVRCTGVVKDENDAIVEVHCEYDPASRGGSAADGRKIKGTIHWVSLAHAIDAEVRLFDRLFSDPNPDRGGADYKQFLNPLSVEVIGTAKLEKSLADADPETRFQFERQGYFRPDPVDAQPGKPVFNRIVTLRDAWTKK, encoded by the coding sequence ATGTCCACCGAATCGACACCAACACCCGTAGCCAACAATTTTCTGCGTACCATCATCGAGGACGACCTGAAAAGCGGCAAGCACACGGCCATTGTCACCCGCTTCCCGCCGGAGCCCAACGGTTACCTGCATATCGGCCATGCCAAGTCCATCTGCATCAACTTCGGGTTGGCGCGGGATTTCGGCGGCTGCTGCCATCTGCGTTTCGACGACACCAACCCTGCCAAGGAGGAGATGGAGTACATCGAGTCCATCAAGGAGAGTGTCCGCTGGCTCGGCTTTGACTGGGGCACGCATATGTACTGCGCCTCGGAATATTTCGAGCAGCTCTACCAATGGGCCGAGTACCTGATACAGCAGGGCAAGGCCTATGTGGAGGATCTCTCCGCCGATGAGATGCGCTCCTATCGCGGCACCCTGACCGAACCGGGCAAGGAGAGCCCCTGGCGCAATCGCTCCGTGGACGAGAACCTCGACCTGTTCCGCCGCATGCGGGCCGGCGAATTCGCCGACGGGTCCAAGGTGCTCCGGGCGAAGATCGACATGGCCTCTCCCAACATCAACCTGCGCGACCCGGTGCTGTACCGTATCATTCACGCCACCCATCCCCACGTGGGCGACGCTTGGTGCATCTATCCCATGTACGACTTTACCCATGGGCAATCCGATGCCATTGAAGGGATCACCCACTCCATCTGCACCCTGGAGTTCGAGGACCACAAGCCGCTGTACGAGTGGTTCCTGGACAACCTGCCGGTGCCGAGCCGCCCGCGGCAGTACGAGTTTGCCCGGCTCAATCTGACCTATGCGGTGATGAGCAAGCGCAAGCTCCACGAACTGGTCAATCTGGGGATCGTCAGCGGCTGGGATGACCCGCGCATGCCGACCCTGATGGGCATCAGGCGGCGCGGCTATACGCCCGAGGCTGTTCGGGCCTTCTGCGAAATGATCGGGGTGGGGCGCAGCGATTCCTGGATCGATATGTCCATCCTGGAGGAATGCGTCCGCGCCGACCTGAACGAGCGCGCCCCCCGCGCCATGGCGGTGCTCAGGCCACTCAAGGTCGTGGTTGATAACTATCCCGAGGGGCAGACCGAGGAGTTCGAGGCCCCCAATCATCCCCAGAAACCGGAAATGGGGAGCCACCAGGTCACCTTTTCCCGTGAGCTGTTCATCGAACAGGACGACTTCATGGAGGAGCCGCCCAAAGGGTTCTTCCGCATGACCCCCGGTTCCGAGGTGCGCCTCCGTTACGCCTATATCGTGCGCTGCACCGGTGTGGTCAAGGACGAGAACGACGCCATCGTCGAGGTGCATTGCGAATACGATCCCGCATCGAGGGGCGGCTCTGCCGCCGATGGCAGGAAGATCAAGGGCACCATCCACTGGGTTTCCCTGGCCCATGCCATCGATGCCGAGGTGCGCCTGTTCGACCGCCTCTTCAGCGACCCGAATCCCGACCGGGGCGGGGCAGACTACAAGCAGTTTCTCAATCCGCTCTCCGTTGAGGTCATAGGGACCGCCAAACTGGAGAAGAGCCTGGCCGATGCCGACCCGGAGACCCGTTTCCAGTTCGAGCGCCAGGGGTATTTCCGTCCGGACCCTGTGGATGCGCAACCGGGAAAACCGGTGTTCAATCGGATCGTCACCCTCAGGGATGCCTGGACTAAAAAGTGA
- the era gene encoding GTPase Era yields MKNKEFKSGFVSIVGRPNVGKSTLLNRILGEKIVAVSDKPQTTRTVIRGIVSDEASQIVFVDTPGIHAAKSRMNRAMVDAAYGAISGIDLLLLVVDATAPRDDAFVREVATKAGAPVFLVLNKVDLVEPKERLLALIASVSRLHPFAEVVPISAQTGGNVERLVEVIRGRLPEGPAYFPDDILTDQPEKVICAELVREKIFRLTGEEVPYATAVMVDSFKERENGVIAISATILVEREGQKGIIIGKKGAMLKKIGQAARGDIERLLGTRVFLELFVKVQERWTERTAVLRELGYE; encoded by the coding sequence ATGAAAAACAAAGAATTTAAATCGGGATTCGTCTCTATTGTCGGCCGCCCGAATGTGGGCAAGTCCACGCTGTTGAACCGCATCCTCGGTGAGAAGATCGTGGCGGTCTCGGATAAGCCGCAAACGACCCGCACCGTTATTCGCGGCATCGTCTCCGATGAGGCGAGCCAGATCGTGTTCGTGGACACGCCCGGCATCCACGCCGCCAAAAGCCGCATGAACCGGGCCATGGTGGATGCGGCCTACGGGGCCATTTCCGGCATCGACCTGCTCCTCTTGGTGGTGGACGCCACGGCGCCGCGGGACGACGCCTTTGTGCGGGAGGTCGCGACCAAGGCTGGCGCTCCGGTCTTCCTGGTCCTGAATAAGGTCGATCTGGTCGAGCCCAAGGAGCGGCTTCTGGCGCTGATCGCCTCTGTTTCGCGCCTGCACCCCTTTGCCGAGGTGGTGCCGATCTCGGCCCAGACCGGCGGCAACGTGGAGCGCTTGGTGGAGGTGATCCGCGGACGCCTCCCCGAAGGGCCGGCCTATTTCCCCGACGATATCCTCACCGACCAGCCGGAAAAGGTGATCTGCGCCGAACTGGTGCGGGAGAAGATCTTTCGTTTGACCGGCGAAGAAGTTCCCTATGCTACGGCTGTTATGGTCGATTCCTTCAAGGAACGGGAGAATGGTGTGATCGCCATCAGTGCCACCATCCTGGTGGAACGGGAAGGGCAGAAGGGGATCATCATCGGCAAAAAGGGGGCCATGCTCAAAAAGATCGGCCAGGCGGCCCGCGGCGATATTGAGCGCCTGCTGGGGACCCGGGTCTTTCTGGAACTGTTCGTCAAGGTGCAGGAGCGTTGGACCGAACGGACGGCCGTTCTGAGGGAGTTGGGATACGAATGA
- the der gene encoding ribosome biogenesis GTPase Der: MKPIVAIVGRPNVGKSTLFNRLLGHRRAIVDDLPGVTRDRNYATITRFDKPFILIDTGGFEPVTEDRLLQQMREQSRLAMEEADVIIFMMDARSGLTPADIEVATMLRRVKKPIFYVVNKVDGEKLENESAEFYSLGIERLHTISAEHNRGIIDLMEELLDVFPEADAGIPDDEITRIAVVGRPNVGKSSLVNRLLGFERMVANPTAGTTRDSVDTLFTCNKKNYLLIDTAGIRRKGKTTEKLEKYSVVDSLRSIERADVVLVVLDAEEGVTEQDERIAGYVHEAGRGCVFVVNKWDTLEKDNSTLGVYVDKVRTGFKYLAYAPIVFVSAKTGQRIGKIMTTVDEVMGQYIHRVTTSDLNRVFSEATDTHHAPLAHGRRVKFYFATQVATRPPSFVIFTNQPDSIHFSYERYLVNRFREAFGFDGVPIRLIFRGREKNGAARHPLAKRERH; this comes from the coding sequence ATGAAACCTATTGTCGCCATAGTCGGCCGCCCCAACGTGGGCAAGTCCACCCTGTTCAACCGCCTGCTGGGCCATCGCCGCGCCATCGTGGACGATCTGCCCGGCGTAACCCGCGACCGCAACTACGCCACCATCACCCGATTCGACAAGCCGTTCATCCTGATCGATACCGGCGGATTCGAACCGGTGACCGAGGACCGCTTGTTGCAGCAGATGCGGGAACAATCCCGTCTGGCAATGGAAGAGGCCGATGTCATCATCTTCATGATGGATGCCAGGAGCGGGCTGACCCCCGCCGATATCGAAGTGGCCACGATGCTGCGCCGCGTTAAGAAGCCGATCTTCTACGTGGTCAACAAGGTGGACGGCGAGAAGCTGGAGAATGAGTCGGCCGAGTTCTACTCCCTGGGGATCGAGCGCCTCCATACCATATCGGCCGAACATAATCGGGGCATCATCGACCTGATGGAGGAGTTGCTGGATGTCTTTCCCGAGGCGGATGCCGGCATACCCGATGACGAGATCACCCGGATTGCCGTGGTGGGGCGTCCCAATGTGGGCAAATCGTCCCTGGTCAACCGGCTGCTCGGTTTCGAGCGGATGGTGGCCAATCCGACGGCCGGTACGACCCGCGATTCGGTGGATACCCTCTTCACCTGCAACAAAAAGAATTACCTGCTGATCGATACCGCCGGTATCCGCCGCAAGGGCAAGACCACTGAAAAACTGGAAAAATACAGCGTGGTGGACTCCCTGCGCAGCATCGAGCGGGCCGACGTCGTTCTGGTCGTCCTCGATGCCGAGGAGGGGGTGACGGAGCAGGATGAGCGCATCGCCGGTTATGTGCACGAGGCGGGCAGGGGATGCGTCTTTGTGGTCAACAAGTGGGATACCCTGGAAAAAGACAACAGCACCCTGGGGGTCTATGTGGACAAGGTCAGGACCGGCTTCAAGTACCTGGCCTATGCCCCGATCGTCTTCGTATCCGCCAAGACCGGCCAGCGCATCGGCAAGATCATGACCACCGTGGATGAGGTCATGGGGCAGTACATACACCGGGTGACGACCTCGGACTTGAACCGGGTCTTTTCCGAGGCTACGGATACTCACCATGCGCCTTTGGCCCATGGTCGCCGCGTAAAGTTCTACTTTGCCACCCAGGTCGCTACCCGTCCACCTTCCTTTGTCATCTTTACCAATCAGCCGGACAGCATTCATTTTTCCTATGAACGCTATCTGGTCAACCGCTTCAGGGAAGCCTTTGGTTTCGACGGCGTGCCGATCCGGCTTATCTTCAGAGGACGCGAAAAAAACGGCGCTGCCCGCCACCCCCTGGCCAAGCGTGAGCGGCATTGA
- a CDS encoding response regulator → MSLVGNLEELGLGEILQLISLSRKTGVLSLRSGGREGTIVFRHGLVVKALSSASRMGLGELLVQRGVIDHDTLDKALELQKERGFSEHLGIILTKRFSVVHETIEEVVREQIEQLVLSLFTWLEGTFDFEPQDNIEAIDEGIVDPLQFMLSKGLNPQFLAMEGTQVAQAASESRAAVEAGHDSGGTDEAEISFNLSDVVHTPETIPEEAIARPLVIVDDDGTTLKTLAELLRENGYEVHAMTSSEDTLIRVDNLYRGGGYPLVLVDLIMPRMDGSGVLGGIELLELLHNNFTDIPIVVMTDYHHAEAEKRVSDMGYRCVMKPHRAECSSPESLRAFLPSLLEALQRSEAGEAARV, encoded by the coding sequence ATGAGTCTTGTCGGAAACCTTGAAGAGCTTGGACTGGGCGAGATTCTGCAACTGATCAGCCTCAGTCGGAAGACCGGGGTGCTTTCCCTCCGCAGCGGGGGGCGTGAAGGAACGATCGTCTTCAGGCATGGGCTGGTGGTAAAGGCGCTCTCGTCCGCCTCAAGGATGGGGCTGGGGGAATTGCTTGTCCAGAGGGGCGTCATAGACCATGATACCCTCGACAAGGCCTTGGAACTCCAGAAGGAACGGGGCTTCAGCGAACACCTGGGAATAATCCTGACCAAACGTTTCTCTGTGGTCCACGAAACCATTGAAGAGGTCGTCCGCGAACAGATCGAACAGCTTGTCCTGTCACTTTTCACCTGGCTTGAGGGAACGTTCGATTTTGAGCCTCAGGATAATATCGAGGCCATTGACGAGGGTATTGTCGACCCGCTGCAGTTCATGCTTTCCAAGGGGCTTAACCCGCAGTTTCTGGCCATGGAAGGGACCCAAGTCGCCCAGGCCGCCAGCGAGAGCCGCGCCGCCGTCGAAGCGGGCCACGATAGCGGCGGCACCGATGAGGCGGAAATCTCCTTCAACCTATCCGATGTGGTCCACACGCCGGAGACCATACCCGAAGAGGCAATCGCCCGCCCGTTGGTGATTGTCGACGATGACGGCACGACATTAAAGACACTGGCGGAATTGCTGCGGGAAAACGGCTACGAAGTCCATGCCATGACCAGCAGCGAGGATACGCTGATCAGGGTCGATAATCTCTATCGCGGCGGCGGGTATCCCCTTGTTCTCGTGGATCTGATCATGCCCCGGATGGACGGTTCGGGGGTCCTCGGCGGGATTGAGCTGCTGGAACTTCTCCACAACAATTTCACGGACATCCCCATAGTGGTGATGACCGACTACCATCACGCGGAAGCGGAAAAGAGGGTCAGCGACATGGGCTACCGCTGCGTGATGAAACCCCACCGCGCCGAATGTTCTTCACCTGAAAGCCTGCGGGCATTTCTGCCGTCGCTTCTGGAAGCGTTGCAACGCTCGGAAGCGGGTGAAGCGGCACGGGTATGA